From Heliomicrobium modesticaldum Ice1, a single genomic window includes:
- a CDS encoding ABC transporter ATP-binding protein, translating into MLKLYRFLHPYRASVTLLLVLLFLQALSELYLPTLMADIVNWGIVTGDSVYILKLGGLMLIVAAVGGICSIGASNLSAKAASGFSRDLRSALFTHVERFSLQEFNRFGAASLITRTTNDIHQLQQMLTVTMRMMISAPLMCAGGIIMAVSRDARLSLVFAAVVPILAAVIFIMARKGMPLFKAIQVKLDKLNQVLRETLMGIRVIRSFDRGDHQKVRFHEANADLSNTAIQVNRIMAALMPIMMLLLNFSIIAIVWFGSLRIESGHLQVGDLMAFIQYAMQILFSLMMAAFLFVMIPRASASAARINEVLDTVATIVDPVTIDGTNPPLTSPAVETLEFRNVTFSYPGAEQPVLSDVSFTARSGEITAIIGGTGSGKSTLLSLIPRLYDIDSGSILLDGVDVRQLAQQDLRAKIGYVSQKALLFSGTIAENIRCGKSDASGDDILRALAIAQAGEFIAERAGGLDSPIAQGGADLSGGQKQRLSIARALVRKPAIYLFDDSFSALDYKTAANLRAALKPEIANAIVLLVAQRVSTIMDATRIIVLDQGRIAGIGDHKQLMQSCDVYREIVASQLSEEDAA; encoded by the coding sequence ATGTTAAAGCTATACCGTTTTTTGCATCCCTATCGGGCCTCTGTCACCCTGCTCCTGGTCCTGCTCTTTTTGCAAGCCCTGTCCGAATTGTATCTGCCGACCTTGATGGCCGATATCGTGAACTGGGGCATCGTGACCGGCGACAGCGTCTATATCCTGAAGCTCGGCGGCCTCATGCTGATCGTGGCCGCTGTCGGGGGGATCTGCTCAATTGGGGCAAGCAACCTGTCTGCCAAAGCGGCCTCCGGCTTCAGCCGCGACCTCCGGAGCGCCCTGTTCACCCATGTGGAGCGCTTTTCCCTCCAGGAGTTCAACCGCTTCGGCGCCGCCTCGCTGATCACCCGGACGACGAACGACATCCATCAACTGCAGCAGATGTTGACAGTGACGATGCGCATGATGATCAGCGCCCCCTTGATGTGCGCCGGCGGCATCATCATGGCTGTGTCCCGCGACGCCCGCCTGTCCCTCGTTTTCGCCGCCGTCGTCCCCATCCTGGCGGCGGTCATCTTTATCATGGCGCGCAAGGGAATGCCCCTCTTTAAAGCCATCCAGGTGAAGCTCGACAAATTAAACCAGGTCCTCCGGGAAACCTTGATGGGGATCCGCGTGATCCGCTCCTTCGACCGTGGCGACCATCAGAAGGTGCGCTTTCATGAGGCCAACGCCGACCTATCGAACACAGCGATCCAGGTAAACCGCATCATGGCCGCCCTGATGCCGATCATGATGCTGCTCTTGAACTTCTCCATCATCGCCATCGTCTGGTTCGGCAGCCTGCGCATCGAAAGCGGGCATTTGCAGGTGGGCGACCTGATGGCTTTTATCCAGTATGCCATGCAGATCCTGTTTTCGTTGATGATGGCGGCCTTTCTTTTTGTCATGATTCCTCGGGCCTCCGCCTCGGCCGCGCGCATCAACGAGGTGCTCGATACGGTTGCGACGATCGTCGATCCGGTGACGATTGACGGAACAAATCCTCCCTTGACAAGCCCCGCTGTAGAGACCCTGGAGTTCCGCAACGTCACCTTCTCCTACCCCGGCGCGGAACAGCCGGTCCTCTCCGATGTTTCCTTCACAGCCCGGTCCGGCGAGATCACGGCCATCATCGGCGGCACCGGCTCAGGCAAGTCGACGCTGTTGAGCCTGATCCCCCGCTTATACGACATCGACAGCGGCAGCATTCTCTTGGATGGCGTCGATGTGCGCCAGCTGGCCCAGCAAGACCTGCGTGCGAAGATCGGCTATGTGTCGCAAAAGGCGCTGCTCTTTTCCGGCACCATCGCCGAGAACATCCGCTGCGGAAAGTCCGACGCCTCTGGCGACGACATCCTGCGCGCCCTGGCGATCGCCCAGGCCGGCGAGTTCATCGCTGAGCGGGCCGGCGGTCTCGATTCCCCCATCGCCCAGGGCGGCGCCGACCTGTCAGGCGGGCAGAAACAGCGCCTCTCCATCGCCCGCGCCCTTGTGAGAAAACCAGCCATCTACCTCTTCGACGACAGCTTTTCCGCCCTCGACTATAAGACAGCCGCCAACCTGCGCGCCGCTTTGAAACCGGAGATCGCCAATGCCATCGTGCTGCTCGTGGCGCAGCGGGTCTCCACCATCATGGACGCGACGCGCATCATCGTCCTCGACCAGGGGCGTATCGCCGGCATCGGCGACCACAAGCAGTTGATGCAAAGCTGTGATGTGTACCGCGAGATCGTCGCCTCTCAACTCTCGGAGGAGGACGCAGCATGA
- a CDS encoding ABC transporter ATP-binding protein, with translation MTKASSIKTAPRAGFSPGGGPPMGMPVQKAKNVKDTLRRLAAYLRPHRLSLFTVLVTALLSTVFSIVSPKLLGNATTRLFAGLMMRYQGSPDAAIDFPYIAKILLVLAGLYGFSALFGYVQQYVMAGVAQKTVFALRQDVNEKLSRLPLRYFDSKPHGETLSRVVNDVDNISNTLSQSLTQLITNVVTIVGIIVMMLVISPGMTLILLVTLPLSAFVIKSIASRSQSHFINQQKTLGELNSHIEEMYTAHPVVKAYGQEASSIAKFSAINEQLYDVSWRAQFISGIIMPLMMFINNIGYVLVCVVGGVMVTKRAIEIGDVQAFIQYARQFAHPITQTANIANVIQSTIASAERVFELLDEAEEADIAAVPAFRPLGDVAFEAVSFRYKSDEPLIEDMSIHVKAGQTVAIVGPTGAGKTTLINLLMRFYEVDCGRITIDGVDIRHLRRSDLRRCFGMVLQDTWLFHGTIRENIAYGREGATEEEIVHAAKAAKADRFIRTLPDGYATVLDEEASNISQGQKQLLTIARALLADPAILILDEATSSVDTRTEALIQKAMGRLMQGRTSFVIAHRLSTIREADLILVMDHGKVIEQGNHADLLAKGGFYAELYHSQFREGGLPQAV, from the coding sequence ATGACGAAGGCAAGTAGCATCAAAACAGCACCACGTGCCGGTTTCAGCCCTGGCGGCGGACCACCCATGGGGATGCCGGTGCAAAAAGCGAAGAATGTCAAGGACACACTCCGCCGTCTGGCGGCCTACCTGCGCCCGCACCGGCTCTCCCTCTTCACCGTTCTCGTCACAGCCCTGCTCAGCACCGTCTTCTCCATCGTCAGCCCGAAACTGCTGGGCAATGCCACGACACGGCTCTTTGCAGGGCTGATGATGCGCTATCAGGGGTCGCCAGACGCTGCCATCGACTTTCCCTATATCGCGAAGATCCTGCTCGTCCTGGCGGGGCTATACGGATTCAGCGCCCTTTTCGGGTATGTGCAGCAGTATGTCATGGCCGGTGTGGCCCAAAAGACGGTCTTTGCGCTGCGGCAGGATGTGAACGAAAAACTGTCTCGCCTGCCGCTGCGCTATTTTGACAGCAAACCGCACGGCGAGACGCTGAGCCGGGTCGTCAACGACGTAGACAATATCAGCAACACCTTGAGCCAGAGCCTGACCCAGCTGATCACGAACGTGGTGACGATCGTCGGCATCATCGTCATGATGCTGGTCATCAGCCCCGGGATGACCCTAATCCTCCTCGTCACCCTGCCCTTGAGCGCCTTCGTGATCAAAAGCATCGCCTCCCGCTCCCAGTCTCATTTCATCAACCAGCAAAAGACGCTGGGAGAACTGAATAGCCATATCGAAGAGATGTACACGGCCCATCCTGTCGTCAAAGCCTACGGCCAGGAGGCATCGTCGATCGCCAAGTTCAGCGCTATCAATGAACAGCTTTATGACGTTAGCTGGCGGGCTCAGTTCATCTCCGGCATCATCATGCCGCTGATGATGTTCATCAACAACATCGGCTATGTCCTCGTCTGTGTCGTCGGCGGCGTGATGGTCACGAAAAGGGCCATTGAGATCGGCGATGTGCAGGCCTTCATCCAGTACGCCCGGCAGTTCGCCCACCCTATCACCCAGACAGCCAATATCGCCAACGTGATCCAGTCCACCATCGCCTCAGCCGAGCGGGTTTTCGAACTGCTCGATGAGGCGGAAGAAGCGGATATAGCCGCTGTTCCAGCATTCCGCCCCTTGGGGGACGTCGCCTTTGAAGCGGTCTCTTTCCGCTACAAATCGGACGAACCGCTCATCGAGGATATGTCGATCCACGTCAAAGCGGGACAGACAGTCGCCATCGTCGGACCGACCGGCGCCGGCAAGACGACGTTGATCAACCTGTTGATGCGTTTTTATGAGGTCGACTGTGGGCGCATCACCATTGACGGCGTTGATATCCGTCATCTCCGTAGAAGCGATCTGCGGCGCTGCTTCGGCATGGTCCTCCAAGACACCTGGCTCTTTCATGGCACGATCAGGGAGAATATCGCCTACGGACGTGAAGGGGCCACGGAGGAGGAGATCGTCCACGCCGCCAAGGCGGCGAAGGCCGACCGCTTCATCCGCACCCTGCCTGACGGTTACGCCACTGTGCTCGATGAGGAAGCCTCCAACATCTCGCAGGGGCAAAAGCAGTTGCTGACCATCGCCCGCGCCCTCTTGGCTGACCCGGCCATCCTCATCCTCGACGAGGCCACCAGCAGCGTTGACACGCGCACAGAGGCGCTGATTCAGAAGGCGATGGGGAGATTGATGCAGGGTCGGACCAGCTTCGTCATCGCCCACCGGTTGTCGACCATCCGAGAGGCCGATCTGATCCTGGTCATGGACCATGGCAAGGTCATCGAACAGGGGAACCATGCCGATTTGCTTGCCAAAGGCGGTTTTTACGCAGAGCTGTATCACAGCCAGTTCCGTGAAGGCGGGCTTCCGCAGGCGGTATAA
- a CDS encoding nucleotidyltransferase family protein: protein MAENCGRCGSISHDREEGESSSFLCIASSAPQDGALAKAAPPGQSTVSSVSQTALLTPKRFSSLGIAILAAGFSRRMGQPKLLLPLGEKPLLAHALDRMNDLPWGRRLVVIGEPRHALADLSLSRGYRVVYNESREEGQASSVRLAVSTLCSSPAVSQATAESQMPVVSSSPMISPLPAPDSQATELSGYLFLPGDQPFIEPLLIAAMANAFFQKNDRRAIVVPRHAGQWRSPVLFGVAWRSALSTLTGDQGGRDLIQKNPGCLVSVDWADEGPFADVDTWTDYEALQRQKRTFSARPVRQG, encoded by the coding sequence ATGGCCGAGAACTGCGGGCGCTGCGGGTCTATCAGCCACGATAGGGAAGAGGGAGAGTCCTCTTCCTTTTTATGCATCGCTTCCTCTGCTCCGCAAGACGGTGCTCTTGCGAAGGCGGCACCGCCAGGACAATCAACGGTGTCATCAGTCTCGCAGACAGCCCTGCTGACCCCAAAACGATTCTCTTCTCTAGGCATCGCCATTTTGGCAGCAGGATTTTCGCGACGCATGGGACAGCCTAAACTCCTACTGCCCCTGGGAGAAAAACCGCTCTTGGCCCACGCCTTGGACCGGATGAACGACTTGCCTTGGGGCCGTCGACTCGTCGTCATCGGTGAGCCGAGGCACGCCCTCGCTGACCTGTCTTTGAGCCGGGGTTACCGAGTCGTTTACAACGAAAGTCGAGAGGAAGGGCAGGCGTCGTCGGTCCGGTTGGCAGTCTCCACGTTATGCTCATCTCCGGCAGTAAGTCAGGCGACGGCAGAAAGCCAAATGCCGGTGGTAAGCTCATCGCCAATGATAAGTCCATTGCCGGCGCCAGATAGCCAAGCGACCGAACTTTCTGGATATCTCTTCTTGCCGGGCGATCAACCCTTTATCGAACCACTTTTGATAGCGGCCATGGCGAACGCCTTTTTTCAAAAAAATGATCGGCGCGCCATCGTTGTTCCCCGGCACGCAGGACAGTGGCGCAGCCCGGTCCTCTTCGGCGTCGCCTGGCGATCTGCCTTGTCGACACTGACCGGTGACCAGGGAGGACGAGATCTGATCCAGAAAAACCCAGGCTGCCTTGTTTCGGTCGACTGGGCGGACGAAGGACCTTTTGCAGATGTCGATACCTGGACAGATTACGAAGCCCTGCAACGGCAAAAGAGAACCTTTTCTGCGAGGCCCGTCCGGCAAGGATGA
- the yqeC gene encoding selenium cofactor biosynthesis protein YqeC, which yields MEAFIPEVDIVRLSEAFGIMSPTVVSVVGAGGKSSLLMSLSDQWDTERIPYVLTTTTRMAYAQVEHLAPVFQEEFQPGLLQVLSDLRRFGRAGWFLGFSEEKVKGLPPEWVDRLCDYRCSWHLLIEADGAGGRLLKAPAAHEPAVPSRSDLTVGVLHLGAIGSPIDTTVVHRPGLVRPIIGKENGEPIEPEDLARLALHPKGIFRGAAGKRTLVLNSGDAGGDKADLHRRWVEAIVHQIWKEGDGRTERVIWTKGYGRELRALRVYQPR from the coding sequence ATGGAAGCGTTTATTCCGGAGGTTGATATCGTGCGGTTATCAGAGGCGTTCGGCATCATGAGCCCGACGGTAGTGTCGGTCGTCGGGGCAGGTGGAAAGAGTTCGCTCCTGATGTCTCTCAGCGACCAGTGGGATACAGAGCGGATCCCTTATGTGCTGACGACGACCACCCGAATGGCTTATGCGCAGGTGGAGCATCTGGCGCCCGTCTTTCAGGAGGAATTTCAGCCTGGGCTTTTGCAGGTGCTTTCCGACCTGAGGCGCTTCGGCCGGGCCGGCTGGTTCCTGGGTTTTTCCGAGGAAAAAGTGAAAGGTCTTCCGCCGGAATGGGTGGACCGCCTTTGTGATTATCGATGTTCCTGGCATCTTTTGATCGAGGCAGACGGTGCCGGCGGCCGTCTGCTCAAAGCGCCGGCCGCCCATGAACCGGCTGTTCCCTCCCGGAGCGATCTGACGGTCGGTGTACTTCACCTCGGCGCCATCGGGAGTCCCATTGACACGACTGTCGTCCATCGTCCAGGACTTGTTCGACCCATCATCGGAAAGGAGAATGGGGAACCCATCGAACCGGAGGACCTGGCCCGGTTGGCCCTCCATCCGAAGGGGATATTCCGTGGCGCCGCGGGAAAACGGACGCTTGTGCTGAACAGCGGCGACGCCGGCGGCGACAAGGCGGATCTGCACCGGCGCTGGGTGGAAGCGATCGTTCATCAAATCTGGAAGGAAGGGGACGGCCGCACTGAGCGCGTCATTTGGACGAAAGGATATGGCCGAGAACTGCGGGCGCTGCGGGTCTATCAGCCACGATAG
- a CDS encoding 5'-deoxyadenosine deaminase, whose amino-acid sequence MSRRIIIKDALIVTMNQQRQVIRGDLAICDGVISSIRPGGDLDSVGESSPASDRQTAFFADRIIDAQGRMVIPGIIQGHIHLCQTLFRGQADDLELLDWLKLRIWPLEGAHDAESLYTSACLGIGEMFRCGTTAIVDMATVHHTESVFQAIVDSGIRALSGKCMMDRGQDVPVTLMEQREESLRESVDLLEKWHGKGDGRLHYAFAPRFAISCSEELLLEVGDLARRYGVMIHTHASESRGEIAIVQEERKMRNVLYFDHLGMAGDNLILAHCIWLDEAELDLIEQRRIKVSHCPSCNLKLGSGVAPIPELIRRNVAVSIGADGAPCNNNLDPFTEMRTAALIQKALHGPTAMPAWQVFELATLGGAQVMGMADRIGSLEVGKRADLAMLDLNHLHCAPIEGADVYTQLVYQARGSDVVLTMVDGRIVYEEGKLTTIDEKDLLRDASEAIVRVVRRAGIVR is encoded by the coding sequence TTGTCCCGCCGCATCATCATCAAAGACGCATTGATCGTGACCATGAATCAGCAACGCCAGGTCATCCGGGGAGACCTCGCTATCTGCGATGGGGTAATTTCGTCCATTCGCCCCGGAGGCGACCTCGACTCAGTAGGTGAATCCAGCCCTGCAAGCGATCGCCAAACCGCCTTCTTCGCAGACCGGATCATCGATGCGCAGGGACGCATGGTCATCCCCGGGATCATCCAAGGCCATATCCACCTCTGTCAGACCCTCTTTCGCGGTCAAGCCGATGACCTGGAGCTGCTCGATTGGCTGAAACTGCGCATCTGGCCTTTGGAAGGCGCCCATGATGCGGAATCCCTCTATACGTCGGCCTGCCTGGGGATCGGCGAGATGTTTCGTTGCGGCACTACGGCCATCGTCGACATGGCCACCGTCCACCACACCGAATCGGTTTTCCAGGCGATCGTCGACTCGGGTATCCGCGCCCTGAGCGGCAAGTGCATGATGGATCGGGGGCAGGATGTTCCGGTCACCCTGATGGAACAGCGGGAGGAATCGCTCAGAGAGAGCGTCGATCTTCTCGAGAAATGGCATGGGAAGGGCGACGGGCGGCTTCACTATGCCTTTGCGCCCCGCTTCGCCATATCCTGCAGCGAGGAACTGCTCCTTGAGGTGGGCGATCTGGCTCGGCGCTACGGCGTCATGATCCACACCCACGCATCGGAAAGCCGGGGCGAGATCGCCATCGTCCAGGAAGAGCGCAAGATGCGCAATGTTCTCTACTTCGACCACCTGGGCATGGCCGGTGACAACCTGATCCTGGCCCACTGTATCTGGCTCGATGAGGCGGAACTGGATCTGATCGAACAGCGCCGCATCAAGGTATCCCACTGTCCCTCCTGCAACTTGAAACTCGGCTCCGGCGTCGCGCCTATCCCGGAGCTGATCCGCCGGAATGTCGCTGTCTCCATCGGGGCCGACGGCGCTCCTTGCAACAATAACCTCGATCCCTTCACGGAGATGCGCACCGCAGCACTGATCCAGAAAGCGCTTCACGGCCCGACAGCCATGCCGGCCTGGCAGGTCTTTGAACTGGCCACCTTAGGCGGAGCTCAGGTGATGGGCATGGCGGACCGCATCGGTTCTCTCGAAGTGGGTAAGCGGGCTGATTTGGCCATGCTTGATCTCAATCATCTCCACTGCGCCCCCATCGAGGGCGCCGATGTGTACACCCAACTGGTCTACCAGGCGCGGGGGAGCGACGTGGTGTTGACGATGGTCGACGGTCGCATCGTCTATGAGGAAGGGAAACTGACCACGATCGATGAAAAAGACTTGCTCCGCGACGCGAGTGAAGCCATCGTCCGCGTTGTCCGCAGGGCCGGGATCGTCCGGTGA
- a CDS encoding ABC transporter permease, with protein METSIWVSLLATGVIAGTPLLFAALGEILSERAGILNLGVEGMMLVGAVTGFLVTHSAQNEWSGLAMATVAGGLMACIHAFLCITLRANQVVSGLALTIFGSGLSGYLGKSLIGVPLANTFKPVPIPVLSDIPFIGEILFKHDVLVYISYVLIAIIWFFLFRTKAGLELRAVGENPAAADAAAINVFATRYACVIAGGMLAGIAGAYLSLAYAPSWLENMTAGRGWIAVALVIFGMWNPIRAFFGSFFFGTIDVLGFTMQTLGIQIPSFFLKMLPYVLTIVVLIVVTRETKTRRIASPEALGLSYNREER; from the coding sequence ATGGAAACATCGATATGGGTATCCCTCCTGGCCACTGGCGTCATCGCCGGCACCCCGCTCCTTTTCGCCGCCCTCGGCGAGATCCTGTCAGAGCGAGCCGGCATCCTCAACCTGGGCGTCGAGGGCATGATGCTTGTCGGTGCTGTCACCGGTTTTCTCGTCACGCACAGCGCCCAGAACGAATGGAGCGGCCTGGCCATGGCCACTGTCGCCGGCGGCCTGATGGCTTGCATTCACGCCTTTTTGTGCATCACCTTGCGGGCCAATCAGGTCGTCAGCGGTCTCGCCTTGACCATCTTCGGTTCCGGACTCAGCGGTTACCTCGGCAAAAGCCTGATCGGCGTCCCCCTGGCCAACACCTTCAAACCCGTCCCCATCCCCGTTCTCAGCGATATCCCCTTTATCGGCGAGATCCTCTTCAAACATGATGTGCTCGTCTACATCAGCTATGTGCTGATCGCCATCATCTGGTTCTTCCTCTTCCGGACCAAGGCCGGCCTGGAACTGCGCGCTGTCGGAGAAAACCCAGCCGCTGCTGATGCGGCGGCCATCAACGTCTTTGCCACCCGCTACGCCTGTGTCATCGCCGGCGGCATGCTCGCCGGTATCGCCGGCGCCTATCTGTCGCTGGCCTATGCGCCTTCCTGGTTGGAGAACATGACGGCCGGAAGGGGCTGGATCGCTGTCGCTCTCGTCATCTTCGGCATGTGGAACCCTATCCGAGCCTTCTTCGGCAGCTTCTTCTTCGGCACCATCGATGTGCTCGGCTTTACCATGCAGACACTGGGCATCCAGATCCCCTCTTTCTTCCTGAAGATGCTCCCCTATGTCCTCACGATCGTCGTCCTCATCGTCGTCACCCGTGAGACGAAGACCCGCCGCATCGCTTCGCCGGAGGCATTAGGATTATCGTATAACCGGGAGGAGCGGTAA
- a CDS encoding ABC transporter permease: protein MHPERAERQGFAGRLRLADWRFEKRSNTPAMAIVLVPVLSIVIGLIFAGFFIAATGKEPLRVYSLMLEGAFGSSYGISETVVKAIPLMLCSLAVSIAFRMQLWNIGAEGQLYMGAFGASWVALNCPDWPAYVLLPAMAIMGMGMGGLWGLLPAIPRAYLKVNETITTLLMNYIAILWVDYLVYGPWKDPNGFNFPITAPFSPSAILPAFGTSRIHIGLFLALITAAILYFVLRHTRWGFEIRVSGESPSAARYAGMNHVKNILLVMFVSGALAGLAGMTEVSGITQRLQHGISPGYGYSAIIIAWLARLHPWAIVFVSFLFGGLLVGGYSIQTSGFPAATVSMLQGAILFFVVGGEIFVNYRLKTSGKEGQ from the coding sequence ATGCATCCTGAACGGGCAGAAAGACAAGGATTCGCCGGACGCCTGCGCCTTGCCGATTGGCGTTTCGAAAAGCGGAGCAACACCCCCGCGATGGCGATCGTCCTCGTTCCGGTGCTATCCATCGTCATCGGATTGATCTTCGCTGGTTTCTTTATCGCCGCCACCGGCAAGGAACCCTTGAGGGTTTACTCGCTGATGCTGGAAGGCGCCTTCGGCTCCTCTTACGGGATATCGGAAACGGTCGTCAAGGCCATCCCGCTCATGCTCTGTAGCCTTGCCGTATCGATCGCTTTTCGCATGCAGTTGTGGAACATCGGCGCTGAAGGTCAGTTGTACATGGGCGCCTTCGGCGCCAGTTGGGTCGCTCTCAACTGCCCGGACTGGCCGGCTTATGTGCTGCTTCCTGCTATGGCGATCATGGGCATGGGCATGGGCGGCCTTTGGGGCCTCCTGCCGGCTATCCCCCGGGCTTATCTGAAGGTAAATGAGACGATCACCACCTTGTTGATGAACTACATCGCCATCCTCTGGGTCGATTACCTTGTTTACGGTCCCTGGAAGGACCCTAATGGCTTCAATTTCCCCATTACGGCGCCCTTTTCCCCGAGCGCCATCTTGCCGGCCTTCGGGACGAGCCGCATCCACATAGGCCTCTTCTTGGCGCTGATCACGGCGGCCATTCTCTATTTCGTCCTCCGCCACACCCGCTGGGGCTTTGAGATCCGCGTCAGCGGCGAGAGCCCCTCAGCTGCCCGTTACGCCGGCATGAACCACGTCAAAAATATCCTCCTGGTCATGTTCGTCAGCGGCGCCCTGGCCGGCCTCGCCGGCATGACCGAGGTTTCCGGCATCACCCAGCGGCTTCAGCACGGCATCTCGCCAGGCTACGGTTATTCAGCCATCATCATCGCCTGGCTGGCCCGCCTGCACCCCTGGGCGATCGTCTTCGTTTCCTTCCTCTTCGGCGGCCTCCTCGTCGGCGGTTACAGCATCCAGACGAGCGGTTTCCCGGCAGCGACCGTCTCTATGCTGCAGGGGGCCATCCTGTTCTTCGTTGTCGGCGGCGAAATTTTTGTCAACTATCGGCTGAAAACCAGCGGGAAGGAGGGGCAATAA
- a CDS encoding ABC transporter ATP-binding protein: MDDMVEMIDITKRFPGVVANDRVSFAVRKGEIHALLGENGAGKSTLMNVLTGLYRPDGGEIRINGRPVELLSPRDAVAHGIGMVHQHFKLVKPFTVSENILLGLKGIRQVYDIRAINAQVRAASEKYSLLVDPAAPVWQLSVGEQQRVEILKILFRGADIIILDEPTAVLTPQEAVSLYATLRRMADEGKAIIVISHKLSEVLGNTDRITVLRGGRSVGTVYTAETDEMQLTQMMVGRTVILRTDKAPAKRGDKILELTDVSALNDRGLPALKSLSLDIYGGEILGIAGVAGNGQRELAEVVAGLRAIETGVKKINGVEMTQATPKAMIRAGVSYIPEDRLGTGLAPNMNAVENYLLKGGGEARGIINWKKAARDTDEIIQRFDVKIANAKEPVKMLSGGNLQKLLLGREISNNPRLIVAMYPMRGLDVGAMETIRNLLVAQRDAGVAILLISEELEELFDLSDRIAVLHGGEIMGVVDPRAATIEAVGMMMAGERMDAAARRVKRDAS, translated from the coding sequence ATGGACGATATGGTCGAGATGATCGACATAACCAAACGATTCCCCGGTGTCGTGGCCAATGATCGGGTCAGCTTCGCCGTTCGCAAAGGGGAGATTCATGCCCTGCTCGGAGAGAACGGCGCAGGGAAGAGCACCCTGATGAACGTGCTCACCGGACTCTACCGCCCCGATGGCGGCGAGATCCGCATCAACGGGCGACCGGTGGAACTGCTGTCTCCGCGGGACGCCGTCGCACATGGTATCGGCATGGTGCATCAGCACTTCAAGTTGGTTAAGCCCTTTACTGTATCGGAAAACATCCTGCTCGGCCTCAAAGGGATCCGGCAGGTTTATGACATTCGCGCCATCAACGCCCAGGTACGGGCGGCCAGTGAGAAATACAGCCTCCTGGTCGATCCCGCTGCCCCGGTGTGGCAGTTGTCTGTCGGGGAACAACAGCGGGTGGAGATTCTGAAGATCCTCTTCCGCGGCGCAGACATCATCATCCTCGACGAACCTACAGCCGTCTTGACGCCTCAGGAGGCCGTCAGCCTGTATGCGACCTTGCGGCGTATGGCCGATGAGGGCAAGGCGATCATCGTCATCTCCCACAAGTTGAGCGAGGTGCTCGGCAACACAGACCGCATCACGGTGTTGCGGGGCGGTCGCTCCGTCGGCACCGTCTACACAGCGGAAACCGACGAGATGCAACTGACGCAGATGATGGTTGGCCGGACGGTCATCTTGCGCACCGACAAGGCCCCGGCGAAACGAGGCGACAAGATCCTCGAATTGACCGATGTATCCGCCCTCAACGACCGGGGGCTTCCGGCTTTGAAGTCGCTTTCGCTCGACATCTACGGTGGTGAAATCCTGGGCATCGCTGGCGTAGCCGGCAACGGCCAGCGGGAATTGGCCGAGGTGGTAGCCGGACTGCGGGCCATTGAGACGGGCGTGAAAAAGATCAACGGCGTGGAGATGACCCAGGCGACGCCGAAAGCGATGATCCGGGCCGGCGTCAGCTACATTCCCGAGGATCGCCTTGGCACCGGTTTGGCGCCGAACATGAACGCTGTCGAGAACTACCTGTTGAAGGGCGGCGGCGAGGCCCGGGGCATCATCAATTGGAAAAAAGCGGCCCGGGATACAGACGAGATCATTCAACGTTTTGACGTAAAAATCGCCAACGCCAAGGAGCCGGTCAAGATGCTCTCCGGCGGCAACTTGCAAAAGCTGCTCCTTGGGCGAGAGATCTCCAATAACCCTCGGCTGATTGTGGCCATGTACCCCATGCGTGGCCTTGACGTAGGAGCCATGGAAACGATCCGCAACCTCCTGGTGGCCCAGCGCGACGCCGGCGTCGCCATCTTGCTCATCTCGGAAGAATTGGAAGAGCTGTTTGACCTGTCTGATCGCATCGCTGTGCTTCATGGCGGTGAGATCATGGGCGTCGTCGACCCGCGGGCGGCAACCATCGAAGCGGTGGGCATGATGATGGCAGGTGAGCGGATGGATGCCGCAGCGAGGAGGGTGAAGAGGGATGCATCCTGA